The following proteins are encoded in a genomic region of Glycine max cultivar Williams 82 chromosome 18, Glycine_max_v4.0, whole genome shotgun sequence:
- the LOC100806606 gene encoding LOW QUALITY PROTEIN: disease resistance protein RPM1 (The sequence of the model RefSeq protein was modified relative to this genomic sequence to represent the inferred CDS: inserted 1 base in 1 codon; substituted 1 base at 1 genomic stop codon) — translation MAETAVSLAGQHALPKILEAVKMLRDLPKEVRDITDELESFQDFINDANKVAEAEQDDGRRHRXKERVMRLREAAFRMEDVIDEYNISCEDKQPDDPRCAALLCEAVAFIKTQILLFQSAYKIQDVKSLARAERDGFQSHFPLEQRPTSSRGNQDVTWQKLRRDPLFIEEDEVVELDNDRATLKYWLTNGREKRTVISVVGIAGVGKTTLAKQVYDQVRNNFECHALITVSQSYSVEGLLRHMLNELCKENKEDHPKDVSTIESLTEEVRNRLRNKRYVVLFDDVWNGKFWDHIESAVIDKKNGSRILITTRDEKVAEYCRKSSFVEVHKLEKPLTEEESLKLFCKKAFQYSSDGDCPEELKDISLEIVRNCKGLPLAIVAIGGLLSQKDESAPEWGQFSRDLSLDLERNSELNSITKILGLSYDDLPINLRSCFLYFGMYPEDYEVQSDRLIRQWIAEGFVKHETGKTLEEVAHQYLSGLVRRSLVQVSSFRIGGKVRRCRVHDLIHDMILRKVKDTGFCQYIDWPDQSVSSKIVRHLTIATDDFSGSIGSSPIRSILIMTGKDEKLSQDLVNKFPTNYMLLKVLDFEGSGLRYVPENLGNLCHLKYLSFRYTWIESLPKSVGKLQNLETLDIRDTYVFEIPEEIMKLKKLRHLLSNYISSIQWKDIGGMASLQEIPPVIIDDDGVVIGEVGKLKQLRELTVRDFEGKHKETLCSLINEMPLLEKLLIDAADWYEEIDLYITSPMSTLRKLVLWGTSTRLTNWISQFPNLVQLCXRNSRLTNDALKSLKNMPRLLFLILRDNAYEGETLHFQCGGFQKLKQLNLGSLDQLKCILIDRGALCSVEEIVLEGLSQLKTVPSGIQHLEKLKDLYINCMPTEFEQRIAPDGGEDHWIIQDVPRVCIWSRDALEPSHLFGRSHH, via the exons ATGCTAATAAAGTGGCTGAAGCTGAACAAGATGATGGAAGGCGTCATA ATAAAGAAAGAGTGATGCGGCTGAGAGAAGCAGCTTTTCGCATGGAAGATGTCATCGATGAATATAACATCTCCTGTGAGGATAAGCAACCTGATGATCCTCGATGTGCAGCTTTACTATGTGAGGCTGTTGCCTTCATCAAAACTCAAATCCTTCTCTTTCAAAGTGCGTATAAGATTCAGGATGTTAAATCCCTTGCTCGTGCTGAAAGAGATGGTTTCCAAAGCCATTTTCCTTTAGAGCAAAGACCAACCAGTTCTAGAGGAAATCAAGATGTCACCTGGCAGAAACTTAGAAGGGATCCTCTCTTTATTGAGGAGGATGAGGTTGTGGAGCTCGATAACGATAGAGCTACATTGAAATATTGGTTGACAAATGGAAGAGAAAAGCGCACAGTCATCTCCGTGGTGGGAATTGCAGGGGTGGGAAAAACAACTCTTGCCAAGCAAGTTTATGACCAGGTGCGTAACAATTTCGAGTGCCATGCATTGATCACAGTTTCTCAATCCTACTCTGTAGAAGGATTGCTGAGGCATATGTTGAATGAGCTTTGCAAAGAAAACAAGGAGGACCATCCCAAGGATGTTTCTACCATCGAGTCGTTGACAGAAGAAGTCAGAAACCGCTTGCGCAACAAGAGGTATGTTGTCTTGTTTGATGACGTATGGAATGGAAAATTTTGGGATCACATTGAATCTGCTGTAATTGATAAGAAAAATGGAAGTAGGATATTAATCACAACCAGGGATGAGAAGGTTGCAGAATATTGTAGGAAATCATCATTTGTTGAGGTGCATAAGCTAGAGAAACCTTTAACTGAAGAAGAATCTTTGAAATTGTTCTGTAAGAAGGCATTTCAGTATAGTTCCGATGGAGATTGTCCAGAAGAACTTAAAGATATATCTCTTGAAATTGTTAGAAACTGTAAAGGTTTACCTCTAGCAATAGTGGCCATTGGTGGTCTTTTGTCTCAAAAAGATGAAAGTGCACCTGAATGGGGACAGTTTAGTCGAGATCTAAGTTTAGACTTGGAGAGGAATTCTGAGTTAAATAGTATAACAAAAATTTTAGGTTTAAGTTATGATGATTTGCCGATCAATCTCAGatcatgttttttgtatttCGGAATGTATCCGGAGGACTATGAAGTTCAATCTGATAGACTGATTAGACAGTGGATAGCTGAAGGGTTTGTCAAACATGAAACCGGAAAAACATTGGAAGAAGTTGCGCATCAATATTTATCAGGGTTGGTTCGTAGAAGTTTGGTGCAAGTATCCTCATTTAGAATTGGTGGCAAAGTTAGAAGGTGTCGTGTTCATGACTTAATACACGACATGATCCTTAGAAAAGTCAAGGATACAGGATTTTGTCAGTATATTGACTGGCCTGATCAATCTGTATCAAGTAAGATTGTTCGACACCTGACAATTGCAACCGATGATTTTAGTGGAAGTATAGGAAGCTCACCCATTCGATCAATTCTTATCATGACaggaaaagatgaaaaattatctCAAGACTTGGTAAACAAATTCCCTACAAATTACATGCTACTGAAGGTACTTGATTTTGAAGGTTCTGGTTTACGTTATGTTCCTGAAAATTTGGGGAATTTATGCCACTTGAAGTATTTAAGCTTCCGGTATACATGGATAGAAAGTCTACCAAAATCCGTTGGTAAGCTCCAGAATTTGGAGACCTTGGATATAAGAGACACATATGTGTTTGAGATTCCAGAGGAGATTATGAAGCTTAAAAAGCTACGTCATCTTCTGAGTAACTATATATCTTCAATTCAATGGAAGGATATTGGAGGCATGGCATCCCTACAAGAGATACCTCCAGTGATTATAGATGATGATGGAGTGGTCATTGGAGAGGTTGGAAAGCTAAAGCAGTTAAGGGAACTGACAGTGAGAGATTTTGAGGGAAAACACAAAGAGACTCTGTGTTCCTTGATAAATGAGATGCCACTCTTGGAGAAACTACTTATTGATGCAGCTGATTGGTATGAAGAAATTGACTTGTACATTACGTCACCTATGTCTACACTTAGGAAGCTTGTCCTATGGGGGACGTCAACAAGGTTGACAAATTGGATTTCACAGTTCCCAAATCTTGTGCAACTGTGTTAGCGCAACTCCAGGTTGACTAATGATGCATTGAAGTCACTAAAAAATATGCCAAGGTTGTTGTTCCTCATTTTAAGAGACAATGCTTATGAAGGTGAAACTTTGCATTTTCAATGTGGAGGGTTTCAGAAACTAAAGCAACTGAACCTCGGAAGTTTGGATCAATTGAAGTGCATCCTTATCGACAGAGGAGCACTGTGTTCTGTGGAAGAAATTGTTTTAGAAGGCCTCTCCCAACTCAAAACAGTTCCCTCTGGAATTCAACACCTGGAGAAACTTAAAGATCTCTATATCAACTGCATGCCAACTGAATTTGAGCAGCGCATTGCTCCTGATGGAGGAGAAGACCACTGGATCATCCAAGATGTGCCCCGTGTATGTATTTGGAGCAGGGATGCTTTAGAACCTTCGCATCTATTCGGCAGAAGTCATCACTAA